One genomic window of Cricetulus griseus strain 17A/GY chromosome 3, alternate assembly CriGri-PICRH-1.0, whole genome shotgun sequence includes the following:
- the LOC100750745 gene encoding olfactory receptor 1444 — protein MTSMENSTEVAEFLLMGLTDDPKLQVPLLLIFLFIYLVTLIGNGGMMVLIFSDPKLHNPMYFFLSNLSFVDLGYSSAVAPKMVAALHSGNKVISYNGCAAQSFFFVGFATVESYLLASMAYDRHAAVCRPLHYTTTMTADVCAILTIGSYACGFLNASIHTANTFRLSFCGPNKINHFFCDMPPLLALACSSTHISELVVFFVVGFNVFFALLVILISYLFIFIAIQRMRSSEGRKKAFSTCASHLTAVSIFYGTIIFMYLQPSSGQSMDTGKIASVFYTIVIPMLNPLIYSLRNKEVKSALWKIVNSLYPQSFSVSWK, from the coding sequence ATGACTTCAATGGAGAATAGCACAGAAGTGGCAGAATTCCTCTTGATGGGGTTGACAGATGACCCCAAACTTCAGGTTCCTCTACTCTTGATATTTTTGTTCATCTACCTTGTCACTCTAATTGGTAATGGGGGGATGATGGTCCTCATCTTCTCAGATCCCAAACTCCATAatcccatgtacttcttcctcagtaACCTGTCCTTTGTAGATCTGGGATACTCATCGGCTGTTGCTCCTAAGATGGTGGCTGCACTGCATTCAGGGAACAAGGTCATCTCCTACAATGGCTGTGCAGCTCAGTCTTTCTTCTTTGTGGGTTTTGCTACTGTTGAGagctatcttctggcctccatggcttaTGATCGCCATGCAGCAGTGTGTAGGCCTCTTCATTACACCACCACCATGACAGCGGATGTGTGTGCCATCCTGACCATTGGCTCTTATGCCTGTGGCTTCCTCAATGCCTCCATCCACACAGCAAATACCTTCAGACTCTCCTTCTGTGGTCctaacaaaataaatcattttttctgTGACATGCCCCCACTCCTGGCCCTTGCATGCTCCAGTACACACATCAGTGAGCttgttgtcttttttgttgtggGATTTAATGTCTTTTTTGCCCTTTTGGTAATTCTCATCTCTTACCTTTTCATATTCATTGCTATTCAAAGAATGCGGTCTTCTGAGGGACGGAAGAAAGCTTTCTCCACCTGTGCTTCCCACCTCACTGCTGTGTCTATCTTCTATGGCACAATCATCTTCATGTACTTGCAGCCCAGTTCTGGCCAGTCCATGGACACAGGCAAAATAGCATCTGTGTTCTACACTATAGTGATTCCCATGCTGAACCCTTtaatctacagcctgaggaacaaaGAAGTGAAAAGTGCCCTCTGGAAAATAGTCAACAGTCTTTACCCTCAGTCTTTTAGTGTGAGTTGGAAATAG